A stretch of the Candidatus Endomicrobium procryptotermitis genome encodes the following:
- the aguA gene encoding agmatine deiminase, translating into MKTLISTPKQDGFYMPAEFERHSATYMIWPQRADNWRCRAKFAQDAFVKTAAAIADYEMVIMLVSAKEYKNARIKLPPSICIAEVESDDSWARDSGATFVINGKGLMRGIDWKFNAWGGHVDGLYASWNKDDLIAKFICELEGVERYRSNDFVLEGGSVCVDGEGTAITTEACLLSPGRNPQMSKYEIEQKLKNYLNVEKVIWLKRGIYADETNEHVDNIACFTSPGNIALAYTEDKNDLQYELSQSCYDILSCEIDAKGRKLNVHKIPLPHPLYMTKEEASGIEIVRGIKTRCSGDRLAASYINHYICNGAVICPAFNDANDYVAKETLKKLYPQRKIIQIYSREILLGGGNIHCITQQVPQAAINKNRRMI; encoded by the coding sequence ATGAAAACGTTAATTAGTACTCCCAAACAAGATGGTTTTTATATGCCCGCTGAATTTGAAAGACATTCGGCGACTTATATGATATGGCCGCAGCGAGCCGACAACTGGCGCTGCAGGGCAAAATTTGCTCAGGATGCTTTTGTAAAAACGGCGGCAGCGATTGCAGATTATGAAATGGTTATAATGCTTGTAAGCGCAAAAGAATATAAGAATGCAAGAATCAAACTTCCGCCGTCAATATGTATAGCCGAAGTCGAAAGCGACGATTCTTGGGCGAGAGACAGCGGAGCGACTTTTGTGATAAATGGAAAAGGGCTTATGCGCGGGATAGATTGGAAATTCAACGCATGGGGCGGACATGTCGATGGGCTGTATGCTTCATGGAATAAAGACGATTTAATCGCAAAATTCATCTGCGAACTTGAAGGCGTAGAGAGGTATCGCAGCAACGATTTTGTGCTTGAAGGAGGCTCGGTATGCGTTGATGGTGAAGGGACGGCCATTACTACCGAAGCATGTTTGTTGAGCCCCGGCAGAAATCCTCAGATGAGCAAATACGAAATAGAACAAAAACTTAAAAATTATCTTAATGTCGAGAAAGTTATATGGCTTAAACGTGGTATATATGCAGACGAAACAAATGAACATGTCGATAATATTGCCTGTTTTACGAGTCCGGGAAATATCGCGCTTGCCTATACTGAAGATAAAAATGACCTGCAATATGAATTATCGCAAAGCTGTTACGACATACTTTCATGCGAAATCGATGCTAAAGGCAGAAAATTAAATGTCCATAAAATCCCTCTGCCCCATCCGTTGTATATGACAAAAGAAGAAGCCTCAGGAATTGAAATTGTGCGTGGAATAAAAACACGCTGCTCTGGAGACAGGCTTGCCGCTTCATACATAAATCACTATATATGCAATGGGGCTGTAATTTGTCCCGCTTTTAATGATGCTAACGATTATGTGGCAAAGGAAACTCTGAAAAAGCTTTATCCGCAGCGGAAAATAATTCAGATATATTCCAGAGAAATATTGCTTGGCGGTGGAAATATACACTGTATAACACAACAGGTGCCACAGGCGGCTATAAACAAAAACAGGAGAATGATATGA